In Engraulis encrasicolus isolate BLACKSEA-1 chromosome 15, IST_EnEncr_1.0, whole genome shotgun sequence, the following proteins share a genomic window:
- the LOC134464153 gene encoding uncharacterized protein LOC134464153: MKSWALQVKGTGPKAYRTMRRIFKLPTARTLSNILQRVDIGPGWHEPVLYALKHQVQHMEERDRHVAITFDEITLKCSLNYNISKDEVEGYDEGGRPANHAGVFMIRSLTGKWKQPIGYFLSSGTMKHGVLKTKIMEAVEKVLDTGFTPMVLVMDQGSNNLAACRNLGITEEKPYFFVKSQKIHFLFDPPHLMKNIRNNLRKYGFYIGDKLAEWGDITEMFKIDSQRQHRMAPKLTQRHLSLTAFSTMSVPLATQVLSHSVAAALLTMADMGKLREGAKTTADFVAHFNQMFDCFNSSTLSSSTPQKDAFRETHIDFINESINC; encoded by the exons atgaaaagttgggcgttacaggttaagggtacagggccaaaagcctaccgaaccatgaggagaattttcaagctccctacagccaggaccctttcaaatatcttgcagagagtagacatcgggccgggatggcatgaacctgtgctgtatgcacttaaacatcaagtgcagcatatggaagagcgagataggcacgttgccatcacatttgatgaaattacattgaaatgtagcctaaattataacatctcgaaagatgaagtagaagggtatgacgaagggggaagaccagccaaccatgcaggggttttcatgatccgtagtctaactgggaaatggaaacaacccatagggtacttcttgtcatctgggaccatgaagcatggggtcttaaaaaccaaaatcatggaggcggtggaaaaggtgcttgacactggcttcactcccatggtgctggtaatggaccaaggcagcaacaacctggcagcctgtagaaacctgggtataacagaagaaaaaccgtacttctttgtcaaaagccagaagattcattttttattcgaccccccccatttaatgaaaaacatcagaaacaatttgcgaaaatatggattttacataggggacaaattggcagaatggggagacatcactgaaatgtttaaaattgattcacaaagacaacaccgaatggcacccaagttaacccaacggcatctgtccctcactgccttttcaacaatgagtgtgcctctcgccactcag gttcttagtcattctgttgcggctgcactgctcaccatggcagacatggggaagctaagagagggggcaaaaacgacggcagattttgtagcccactttaaccagatgtttgactgctttaacagtagcacattgtccagcagcacaccacaaaaggatgccttcagagagacacatattgattttatcaatgagagtattaactgttaa
- the LOC134464325 gene encoding zinc finger protein 501-like: MASAEVNSPLQLMRSVKEETEEFSLTDSPSQLNIKEEREEFPASPEQLNIKEEREEFPASPEQLHIKEETKEFPASPEQLSLKEERDEFPASPEQLSLKEEREEVPGSPEQLNIRQERDDPAASPPQLSGVREDSERSGHQLLCSSSGEEFSGKTHSAAFTTERPYVCSQCDKSFKLKVELQKHQRVHTGEKPFSCTECGKTFSCSSNLYRHRPIHTGEKPYACSECDKSFKTKAQLQMHQRIHDGKKPFSCSDCGKSFTIFAYLHRHRLIHTGERPYACSECDKSFRAKSDLQIHQRVHTGDKPFSCTDCGKSFSTNSKLRIHHRIHTGEKPYICSQCDKSFKTKAELQMHQRVHTGEKPFSCTNCGKSFSHYSHLHTHHRIHTGERPYACSECDKSFRTKSNLTIHQRVHTGEKPYSCTDCGQSFTHFASLHRHRLIHTGEKPFSCTDCGQSFNHFNNLHRHRLIHTGEKPYACSECDKSFRTKSHLQSHQRVHTGEKPFSCTDC; the protein is encoded by the exons ATGGCCTCTGCAGAAGTCAACTCTCCACTCCAGCTGATGAGGAGCgtcaaagaagagacagaggagttcaGCTTAACTGACTCTCCATCccagctgaacataaaagaagagagagaagagttccctgcttctccagaacagctgaacattaaagaagagagagaagagttccctgcTTCTCCAGAACAACTGCACATTAAAGAAGAGACAAAAGAGTTTCCTGCTTCTCCAGAACAACTGAGTTTAAAAGAAGAAAGAGACGAGTTCCCTGCTTCTCCAGAACAACTGagtttaaaagaagagagagaagaggtcccTGGTTCTCCAGAACAACTGAACATAAGACAAGAGAGAGATGACCCCGCTGCTTCTCCACCTCAGCTAAGCGGCGTAAGAGAAGACAGCGAGAGATCTG GGCATCAGCTCCTCTGCAGTTCCAGCGGAGAGGAGTTTAGTGGAAAAACACATTCTGCTGCCTTCACTACAGAGAGGCCATACgtctgcagtcagtgtgacaagagcttcaaGTTAAAAGTAGAGCTCCAAAagcaccagcgtgttcacacgggggagaaaccattttcatgcacagagTGTGGAAAAACCTTTTCGTGCTCTTCTAACCTCTACAGACATCGccccattcacactggagagaagccgtatgcttgcagtgagtgtgacaagagcttcaaGACAAAAGCACAGCTCCAAATGCACCAGCGTATTCATGATGGgaagaaaccattttcatgcagcgactgtggaaagagtttcacaATTTTTGCCTACCTTCACAGACATCGcctcattcacactggagagaggccgtacgcttgcagtgagtgtgacaagagctttagggCAAAATCAGATCTCCAaatccaccagcgtgttcacacaggggataaaccattttcatgcacagactgtggaaagagCTTTTCAACCAATTCCAAGCTTCGCATACAtcatcgcattcacactggagagaagccgtacatttgcagccagtgtgacaagagcttcaaGACAAAAGCAGAGCTTCAAAtgcaccagcgtgttcacacaggggagaaaccattttcatgcaccaactgtggaaagagtttctcacattATTCCCACCTTCACACACATCATCGCATTCatactggagagaggccgtacgcttgcagtgagtgtgacaagagctttaggaCAAAATCTAATCTCACAAttcaccagcgtgttcacacggGGGAGAAACCATATTCATGCACTGACTGCGGACAGAGTTTCACACATTTTGCTAGCCTTCACAGACATCGCCTCATTCACactggggagaaaccattttcatgcaccgaCTGCGGACAGAGTTTCAATCATTTTAATAACCTTCACAGACATCGcctcattcacactggagagaagccgtacgcttgcagtgagtgtgacaagagctttaggaCAAAATCACATCTCCAAAGCCACcaacgtgttcacacaggggagaaaccattttcatgcaccgaCTGCTGA